GAGCCGCTCGCGGCTTCCTTCGCAGAGGCACATTGTTTTGTGTGCGAGAGTTACTTAGCAACTCCAAGATACGGGATTGGCTCCAAGTTCACAAAAAGTTGAGGAATAAATTTTGGGGAACTTCTTTCACTCTCTAAACACGTTGTAAAACTCCAACGCCCAGCCCCCATGTCggacagagaaaaataaaaaccaaccgGGAAGCCGCGCTTGCCACGGGCCCGTCTGTTGGCAAAGATATCTCGTTGCTTGCACCAAAGTTCCAGACGCACCTTTCTCCTAGCAAGGAAATCCGATAGGTTTATTGCCTCGATTTCAATAAATAACCTCCCTGCAGGCCAGCTCCCATCACTCCTGGCAGCCATCGGAACGACTCTTGGCCTGCAAGACGAAGCCCTTGGACGGAGCTGAGTTTTAGTCGCCTGAACCACGCTGTGcccgtggctgctgctggccagccaGCGCTCCCACACCTTCCCGGCCTGGGGAAGAGCTCCGGGGCTGCGGGGACTCCTAGAGCCAGGGACGGAGAGGAGGCGTGTGGCTCAGCCGGGCTGCCCCAAGCGCTTTCCCCCGCTGCGGTTAAGGGCAAACCCCAAATTCATCAGGCCCAGGGAGTGCGGGGAGCCCGGCTCCCGCACCTGCTGAGGGAGCGCAGCTCCGCCGGGATCCTCTGCCGGAGTCGAGCGGCGCCAAGCCCGGCTCGGGAGGGCGAGCCGGCCGGGAAACCTGCGAGACACAGCGGGGCCCGCCACGGAAGGCGCGGCATCCTTTTTTTCGTTTTGTGGGGGTTTAGGGATTTcgtttggtttgggtttttttttgttggtttctttggttttattgacttttttgcttgtttgtttggggcagttttgccTTGGTATGGTTTGGTTTTTACGTGTGAATCttcttttttggggtttggtttttagtggttttttttttttttttttggttggttggttggttggttagctttggtgtctttttttgttgggttttttgtttttgtttttgttttttgagaagGGAAAGAATAAATCTGTTTCCTCGCATAAAGGAAAAACTGTTCTAACGGCATGCGGGGGAGAGATCGCGTCCCAGCAACAACCCGCGCCCAAGGAGGGCAAGCCAAGCTCCCTGCCGGCCGAGGTACCTGTTGTAGGGCGTCCGGAGGAGCAGCGCCTGGCTGCCCGTGCAGCTGTCCGTCGGCGTGTGACAGCCGTACACCGGGGGAGGCACAGAGTACTGCTGGTCCCCTGCggagagagcagcacagagttAACCCTTGGGGCCAGCGGCCAGCCCTCCGCTTGCCCTGAGCTGAACGGGGGTCTCCAGGGTCCCGTCCTCCAGCACCGGGCAGCTCCGGCTCCGCGCCGGGCCTGCGGCTCGCCAGCAGCCCGACAGAGCCCCGCGGGAGGCAGAAATTACCTAGGGAGGGCTGCTGGCTGATGGGGTCCTCGTGTTTGAAGGAGTGGTTGGTGAACTGAGCGGCGGGGTGGGACGGCGTGTGGCCGTAGCTGGGGGTCCCGTCAAAGGCCACGGTGCTGTAACCTGGCGGAGAGAGCACAGCGGGTTAGCGGGAGCATCCGCCGCCTCCCTGCTGGGGACCCACGGCCACGCACCGCGGGCTGCAAACGCCTCGCAGCTGGGGCAGCTCGCCGATCCCCCCGCGGGGaggatggggacaaggacagggcCAGGCTCCCTGAGCCCCTCCGTCCCCTGTGCCACCGCCCCTCGGCGCTCGTATATCTCTCTCTGCGGAGAGAGCCGTGCCGAGCCCGCGCCCAGGAGCGGAAAGTCGGAAGTCTCGTTCGTCTTTAAAGAGAACAGATCGGTTTCGGTAATAAAAAGGATGTTTTCATTAATTGTTGCTCATATTAAAAGTGGAAGATTTCCATCTGCTCGGTGTAGTCATCTGGCGCTTCCAATTTAGAAGTTACCCTTTAATCTTGcgctttttttattttgttaagaGCGGCTTTCTGAAGAGTCTGCAATAAAGAGGAGGAATATTACgtgcaaaaataaaactcctCCTTTCAGCGAAAATTGCTCTCCAAAATAATAAACAGCCTATTTTGTTTCCTACACCGAGCAGATTCAGATGGAAAGAGACCACCTCTGCTGACCCCGGGCCGGCACAGAATCGTAAATCAGGTGCTTGGACACCAACTTTCATTAATGACTTGGAGCTGGCTAAACAACTTCAGCTAAAAAAGTAATTACAAAGTAATATTATCTCAGAGGCTTCTCGGCTCATCAGCATTTACTCCGAGAACTCTCCTCCGAGAGtcactcttaaaaaaaaaaaaaaaaaacccgaacaaaaccaagcaaaacaaaaaaccccaaccaaaacaaaacaaaaagtccGACGCGGGTGAGTGAAAGAAACCAAAGGGTCTACGAGCGCTTTCTCCCTCACACTACCCTCCCTTAACCCGCTTATTCCAGCACGGGCATCCCTCACGGACCCGTCTGGATgtggctggagagggattttgtCACTCGAGACGGAGCACTCGGGGCTGTTTTCAGGCACCCGTCTCAGCTCCCTTTCGGCGCTGGTCAGGTCTCTGCTTCTCCAACGATCAGCAATCACAGCGGGTTTCAGAGAGAATGAAATGGAGAGGCAGCAAAGGCATTCGAATGttgcttctctgttttgttCTCTCTGCTGGCAGACTAGGTCCAGAGGCATTACAGGACTTCATTAACTCGCGCGGCTGAGCGGGAGAAACGGAGGGAGCTACAGGAGGaatgaaaatattccagaaagCTGTAAAACCTTCACCTTCGCGGCGATTTTAAGTCGGCCCGGAGGCTGCGGGGCTGGCATAGGAGTGGGACTGGCCGAATGTCCCTCACATCGCCCTGACCCCGGGAGCAGAGCTCCTTTCGCCGGGATGTGGGCAGCGTTGACAGGCCGGTACCTAACGGGCTCCCATCCCGCAGCTGCTTCTCGCTCCTTATCTCCTCCCTCAGACCCCAGGGTAGAGGCTCAACCTTCAACTCCCTTTTCCCCGTTTCCCTCTGTCTCTTTTTTAGCTTTCAGAAAACACTGACACTTTCTACGTTACTTTTGGCCCGCCACAGAGTTTCGGTGACCTTCAAAACTCAGCTCGGAGCAGGACGAGGTTTTGGCCGCATTTTCCGGTGTTGCCTGACCCAAAGCTTCAGGAATGTGATAAGAAAGTTGAGTTCTGAACCGAGCTGCCGATAGTGAGGTCTCTTTAATTAGGGCGTTATCAGAACTAGGCCTGATTAAAATGtgctgaaaataattgaaagttGTACATCTGGTGGAGAACGGGGCCCGCTGGAGGCATCCAGTTGTTGGAGGAGCCCAGCTGGATGAAAGAGGCAGGCAAACCAGAAGAGGGAAATTGGGCAGAGGTTTCAAAGCCTTAGCTTCCTacccccccaccccatcccatcccagacTTGGCAGAAATGTCATCACAGAGCCAAGGTAGCGTCTTTCCCACGGTCGGAGGaacctctcaaaaaaaaaaaaaaaaaaaaaggagttcaACCTTGAGGAGAGCCAAAGCAAGAACAGTTTATCCATACAcgaaaaaaaaccaccctttGCCGAATTTCTCTTTGCCGTAGGAGCCCTCTCTCTGCGTGTCACCGAAAACAGCTCTGGGCCCGCACAGGTACGGGTGCCTGCGGTGCTGCAGACGGAGCGCCGGCCCGAGGAGAGCCCAGCGTGGGCTCCGTGGGTTGGGGCATTAAAGGTTCGGTTTCTCCTCGGGCTGGGTAAACCCGGACGTTAGGATGGAGCTGGCTTGCAGCTATTTTGTCCCTCGCTAACTCGAATTTATCACCCTCGCCCTTTTCTCCGCTTTCTCGTCCCTATTTCTGCCCAGCGACTATGAATCCCTTGCAAGGTCTAAAATcttttcagatttcaaaataCATCTTTCCCCGTCAGAGTCCCTGTCCCGGCGGGCTCCGGGCCGTTCCCCTCCCGTCCCGCAGCCGGAGCTGGGACCCCGCGGGGCACGCAGCAGCTCCGGGGCCTCGGCAGGGCCGagcctctctccagctccagggatgccgCCCATTTTCCCAGCCGGGATCGGCGGCATGGCCCAGGAGCCCCGCTCTGCAGTTTCCTCCGTCGGAGCCCAGCGCCGGGCgagcccctggggcagggcccGGGGGTCGAAGGCACCGGGGACCGCGACCCGGTACTGCCCGGGGAAGGTCTGTGCTGAACAACCCTGCCACTCGCTGCAAACCTCGCCCGGCGGCCGGCACCGAGCGCGTCCGCCGGCCTcggcccctgctctgcctctcgCCCTGCAGCCCGAACCGCCCGGACCCTCCCGGGACGGTGcgtcccagcccctctgtgggTGCGCGATTGCTCCCCCGGAGCACAGCAATCCCGAACTGCGGGCCGGGTGCGGGGAACCCCATCCTAAAAGCAGAGAGACCCCGGCCACCcatcctgctctggcagggccACTCTGGCACTCTCTGCCGATCCCCGGTTCCCCGAGCAGCGGCACCTCGGCCGCCCGGCTCCCCTCGGTCAAACTCCCCCGGCGCCTCGCCCGGGGCCGGGCAGTGCGGGGCAAACCCCGGCGCGCCGCCACTCGCTCCGGGGCCAGCTGAACGAGGGCGAACGAGACCCGAAAGGTCTCATCAACCTCTTCCCACCCTggccccttttcctttcttccccgCGTTCGCACCCGCAAATGTTTATACTGCAGGCGCTGGAAGAAGAAGGATGAGAGGCTGACCCCGGTGCCACACGCGGATGACACTTTGCCCGGCCGTTCAACCCTCGGGAGCCCCTCAGGGCGGTGCGAACACCGGGGTCCGCGGGGAGTTACGGCCGCGGAGATGCGGACAAGAAACGACGAGACACCCCCGCTTGTGCATTCCAGCCCGGGAATACTCAGCCCTCCCCAGGTTAATTCGACAAGTGGCTTGAAAACACAGCGCTTTTCGGATTCAGGAGGAAGTTTGGAGGTTTACCCCCGCCACCGCCCCATCATCCCCGAGATATGCAGAGGGAATTCTCTCGGGCCACGGGCCCCAGCTCCATTCCAGGACTTGTGCCGTCTCCGGCCCGAACAAACCTTTGCGAAGGCGAGAGGCTGCTCCAACCCAGGGAGGGGGCCGGGGGGCTCCAGCCCGCCTGGCAGAGCCGCCCGCTGCATCTGCTGCCCCGCAGGAGGGGTGGGGGCCGAGCAACTCGCGGCTCCTAAAGCTCCCGGGAGCGACGTGGCTGCCgcacagggagggaagggaggcacGGCAGGGCTGGCTCGCCTAAACCCGGCTCGGCTGCCGCGGAGAATGACCGGGCTTGGTGTTTACATCAGGAGCGGCCCTGCGGGGCTGAGCGTGCGCCTCCGGGGGCCGACCCCGCGCCCGGGGCTCCCGGCAGCGCGGCCCTTACCCTGGTTGCGGATGGCTTGTTGGCTCTCCAAGCAGTTGGGCAGGTAGGGCCCGTTGGGGAACATCCGAGCCTGGCCCGAGGGCGGCTGGCTGGGCGGCGGGGCACCGAAGGGCCCGTAGCGGCAAGCCCCGGCCGTGCCCGTGAACTGGCCGGAGAAGTGGACGGTGAAGGCGCTCAGGTACTGCTCCTCGTGCGGGTCCGATCCGTTCCAGCTCGGCTCCTGCTTGATGAAGGAGTGCGGCCCCAGCGAGCCGTAGGAGGCCCCCGGGGGAAAGTCCAGGACCGGCGCCCACTGCGCCGCGCTGCTCACCGGCATGGTGCAGTTGCTGTTGCCCGGCAGGGAGGGCACGGAGGGCAGCAGCGCGTTGAGGTCTCGGACGTCGGAGCCCATCTGCTCGCAGACCTTCTGCCTGCCGCCGGGCAGCCAGTCTCCCCCCGGGCCGCACTTGTTCCAGGACACCTGGCCCCTGCCCGCCAAGCCGGAGGCCGGCTCCGGCTGCAGGCACCAGGCCGGCGAGCTCAGCCCTTTGGGGGAAGTTTGCTCCGCGACGCAGCTCCCCGGGTCCAGCCCTGCGGGAGCCGGCAGCAGCGACAGGGAAAGGTTGTTCTCCAGGATCGCCTCCGGGCTTGCACCCGCTCGCAGCGCGGTGTgcgtgtgtctgtgtgtccgcGTGTGCGCGTGTGTTTGTCTATCTGTACGAATGTCCGCCTGTCCGAGCTAGGGGGGCACAGCCGCCGCGCACGCCTCACCTCGGATGCCTGCTCACCCTCAACTTTGCAAAGCTCAAATAGAGGCGcttgcaggggaggaggagtCAGCCACGCCGATCCTCCATTCACACAACCTCCGCCGAGGGGCTGCCCACAGCCCGCTCTGCTGAACCCAGCCGGACCAGACGCGCGGGGGGAGGGGAGACACAGGAGGGtctgggatggagggggagaGGTGACTATGGGAGAATATATCTCCCCTACACATCACTCCCACCCTTCTTCTGGTGCAAGCGCCACTAAATCTCACCCTAACGTCCCTCTGCTTTAGGCGAGACTGGCGGGACTGTTAGAGGGATCCAGGTGGCCAATAAGTACGTGCTGGCTGACTTCCCCCGCCAGCTCCGTGCACGTCCGTGGGGATTCCCGAGGGCGGCGAGCTCGCAGGCCCCGGGGACCGCGCGGAGAAGCCTCCGCCCTTGCAGGAACCTGGGGAAATGACACGACCCGGGCCGGGCGGACCCCGTTCCTGAGAGGGGAAAGTGTCTTTCCAGGTGCCTCTCCCGCTACGGGAGGAACCAGCgtctccaggagctcctgcgGGCTGCGAGCCGCCTGCCCGGCCCTCCGCACCCCGGGCGCTCCCTGTCCCGGGGCCGCGCACGCCGCCCGGGGCTGGCCGGGCCGGGGCACCGAGGGCTCCGCGGGCCGGGGAGGGCTGGGCGCCTTTGCAAGGGCCCCGGGGCCGGCGGGCGCCCGGCCCTAGCCCTGTCCCTCGGACCTGCCTGTGTGCGAGGGGAAGGAAGCAGATGGGCGGGCGGGGGAGGACGGCAGCGCTGTGAGTAACCTGCTATTGAGAGATtcacctggcacagctcccGGGAAGGCCCGGagcctctccttcctctccagcctcctggACAGCGGCTCCTCAGCGTTCATCCCGGGGGCGGCGGCCGGAGGCCCCCCGAGGGCACCCAACACGTTATCCCCGGACGGTCCTTACTGCCTGGAGGGTTCGGGTGGGCCCCGGCAGGGAGGGGTACCGCGATTCTGGCGGTGCGGGAGCGCACCCAGACTGACGGCCCAGGCAGGAAGCGGCGGGGTGGGCGGCAGAGCCCCGCGGGGCGCGGCGGTACCTGCCGCGGGCAGTACACGCTCTCTCCGAGGGCGAGGAGGGGAATCCTGCCGCCCTCCTGCAGAACTACCGATGAATAATCAATCACCCGGGGCTGTGGGCTTCTCGCGGGGTCgcaccggccccgccgccccgtCCCTTGCGCGTTGTCACCGGCCGCTGTCAGAACCGTGGCACCGCAAAGCGGGGTCACCCCCGCGACGCTCAGCCCGCACCCTCACCTTCTCCTTTGCGGCGACAGCAGCGACAGAAGCGCCGTGAAGGCTCACCTGCCACAGGACACGCCGAGCCCCTTGTCTTCCCCGTGACAGCGCGCACCTCGGGATTTCCTGTCCCTCGCGGCATCCAAGGTTATCGCAGGCATCGTCAACGTCGGAGAGGTGTTTTAAGATTCAAAGGGTAAATGCtacaacaaaagaaattaaaataggtCGTTATTGGAGCAGCCAagtataatttcattttctcttaaaacTAATTAGTCATAACAGTCGGTTTTTTGTTAttagtgaaattattttttacaaacTATTTCAGGTAATTCCCTTTAAAAACCTCTCTTTTGGCTCACACATCTATTTATTACAAAGCTCCACGTGTAACATAAGGGCGAAATATTTGTTCATTATTTTTGCTGATATCAAATATCCTCTAAGTTTACAGGACGTGCTACCTCAGAGCCCACGGCAAACTAAGATACCCTGGACGGCACTTGTGAATTCAGCCCGTGCGGGGAAATCGCGCTGACCTTGCTGCCCGCCGGCTCCCGCTCTGCCTCCCGCTCTGGCCGCACCGGGGCTCCCGCACACCGCGGTCACCCCCTGCCCGGTACCTGCGGGGAGCTGCGGGACCgggacaggggctgctgctggcttggcTCGTTTCTGTGACGGACCGACGCACGAGGTTGGTTGAACTCGGTACCTTCAAGGTCTTTCACAACCTAAACGATTTTGTGATTGATTCTATTATCTCCGGCTCTGCGATGGACACCTTACATATAGGAATTGAAGTCTTTGGCCAGCCTAAGCAGGGAATTTAATTTCCAATAGAAACTAGAGCTCTCTaggagcaaacagaaaatgcGTTGCCCTTAGAGGGCTGTTTTTCGAGCTAGCAGAggagttttctcttttcttgaaaTAACCTAGCCTGATAAATCAtcttgaaagggaaaaatgttttcttgatCTCTTAGCTCTGCATTACACCACCTGGGAGGAAGAACCGCCGAAGTCCTTCCaaaccttctcctctctcacttTCCAGCAGTGAAACAATACGACCCCTTGGCCATTAGCGCATCCTTCCTCCCCGCGGCTGCCGGCGAGGCTGGGTGGACTCcggagctgccagcccagctcagctcagcccagccaagcccagcccagcccagcccagccctgtgccgCCGAAGTGCCGAGCGCCGGCACCTGCGCCCTCCCGGGCCGCCTCAGCCGTGCTGGGCACGGAGGGCTCCCGCCGCCAACGGGAGGGTCCCGGCGCAGGAAAACCCCGACCCTTCTATCTCGGGATGGGCTGAGGACTTTTGGGAGACGGCCAGAGCCACTTTCCCCAGCTGTTCCCGTCTAGCCCGCgccagggagagagagaaatctcCCGCCTGGCTgcactcctgcagcacaggccGGGAgcgctggcagcagctccccccGGGGCCGCCCGCTGTCCcgagaggagctgctccctctcgGCCGGAGGCATTTGCCTGTCTCTTCCCCAGAGATTCCAACCCCGATTCCAGACAAAATCCGGCTTAAATCACTCCGAGTCTCGCACACCGGGCGCCCGCGTCCGGGTTTGGGTGCCCAGTTGAAAGAGATGGCCGAGAtggcagctcagggacagcacCTCCTTTGTCGCTTTCCAGAGCCAGGCGGTCCGGAACATTTTGCCCTGTTCCCTTCTAGACGCAGCCCGATCCAAAACTCTGACAGGCTTCATTGCCCGCTGTTCCGCAGCTACGGTAATTCCTGATAACGCTCAGTCTTCGATTGTGCTCGAAGGCATGCTCTACAAGGTTAAACAATGGTCGGAGGAGGATTATTCTAGTGAGTCCCACTCGATCCCGAGAAAAACGGGCTCGGGAACCTGCTTCAACCTGAGCACCGCTGCCGCACCTCCCCGGCCGGCGCTTTCCCTCCCCTATGCTAACCAGTTAAGGGACCGGTAATTCTTACTAAACTCCTGAACGATCCCCCTGCGGTTCGGAGGTGGGCGAGACTGACTGAAACAGAGATAAATCCCCaacccttcccctcctgctcaCGGCGCTCACAGCACGCAGGGGGATCTGTCTCCTTTCACTCAGGGAGCTGATCAGAGTTTGATTATTTAAGcgccaagagcagcagaaacaaagctGCGAAGCATCTCCAGGAGCgcagagggcacaggggcaggaacTCATCAAGGCGGGCCCAATCTCTCATTTCTCGCTGCCGAGAGCTGCGAGCCGGCAAGGCGGGACCAGCCTTCCCCGTGCGGGCTGACATGGGCACTGGAACGCTTTCCAGCTGCCTAGAAGACATTTTGTTTATCCCCTGAGGTAAAagagttgttttgttttttttttttttttgatgcacGGAGAAGCAAAGATGCGCGACCTCTCCCCGAAGCCGACGCGAGCGGGGCGCTGCGGTGCCCCCGAGGCGGCGACCCCTCCGGTGGCTGCGGGGATGGCGAACATCCCCCCGGGGTGCTGGACATCTCCCAGCACGGCCCCGGCTCTTCCCCCGCTCCGCCGGGGCAGCCTCCCCAGCGCCGAGCCCGCCGTACAGCGGCGGCGAGCGGCGGGCTGGGCCCGGCCAGCGGGGCTCGGGCTATTATTGTACCGTAAATCTTGGAAACGCTGGAACTAATTACGGAGAGGATATGTCTCAATTTGTTCCGCATTAGTGCCGCGCCGGGACGCAGGCACCGAGCACGGGAAATTGATGGGCCCGGCCCGGGACGGCGGCCCTGACCCCGCGTTCAACCCGggggcggccccgctccgcctcTCCCGCACCTGCGGGGCCCAGCCCGCCCCGGGCGGTGCCCGCGGCCGAGGCTGCGGCCGGGAGCGAGGCACCACGCGGGCTCCGGGAAATTTATTAGCGTGCTGCTAGGACGAGGCTCGGTATAAATCAGAGAGCTGTATAGGGCCATAAAGCATCCCTGAGCGTCCCGCCCTCGTCGGGGTTCTGGTGAATGGGAGTTCATGGAAAGCTGGGTATCGGTAACATCTTTCAGATCTGGAGTATGTGAGGTTTTAAAAGTCTTAGATATCAATATATAATCAATATATCGATATACAATTAGATATACAATCAGGGATATTCTTGCGGAGCATCTAAAACTATTCCATAGAaattttgtaggtttttttgtACTTACATACAAAAGtaatttctggggaaaaaaaaggttttagaTAATATACTCAGTTCTTGGCATTACCACTAATGGCTTtgaaagtaataaaattattatttcagcaggagaaaataaaaatattctaaaatgcAGTGTATTATAAATGGGTGTCTTGTAATTGAGACTTAAGGAATTAATTACTCCCAGGTTGTAGCATGCAGATCCCACTGTTAAGGCACACTGAATTCTAAATGTAATAATATACAAACACATCAGTAACAATACCTGGCATGGACACCAGTTCAAAGAATTCTTTGAGCCACTTGGGACACCATCTTCAAGTACAGGTACATCCTGGAAATGTAACCCAAACATTTACATATTCAGAAGAATTAGAAaggctccagctgcagtggaCAAACACTCAGGACCTCACAGGTAAGGAAAGGCACCACAGCCTCAGGTCTCACTAACTGTAGAGTGTtacaggacagggacagaagATAAATTGTCCTTTCCCAGTTTCTTCACAGACTGGCCATGAACATGTTTTTCTAAACACTAACCACCCATGCCTTTTATCCATCAACTTAATTCTTTACCAAGCACACTTTAACAACGCAAAGCCCAAATCTCCCCTTGTTCTGGCAAAGCCCTTTTGCAGCCCTGTGCAGAGATCAGTTCTTCCTCAGTGGGAAACAAGaaggctccagcagctggtcTGTCTTAGCTGAGGGTCTAAACCCCttttcactgggtttttttcactgtacACACCTCAGAGGAATCCAGCCATGTAAGCCCCTGACTGAAAGTGCTGTGGGGCAAGTGTTCCCACTGAAACCAGTGCCTCAGGATGTCAGCTCACCAGGACTTGCACCACACAGAGGGGAAGGCCAAGCATGTCCCCTGCCTGAGGATGCTTGGTGAGTGTAGAAGACAAGCAGTGGGGACAATGTGCCTAATGCCTAAAGCAGAAGAGAACCAAAAGCCCCTGTGTTCTGTTCAATACTTTCTGTACACCCCCGAGAAGTGGAAGAGGTGCCAGCAGTTTTGCCAGAACAATGGGGGACTCCAGCAGTATTTGTGGAGTGCTTGGAGACCTTGTGTAAGCAAAGAAAGGCAGATGGTTGCAttttgcagcacagctctgtgtgatgTGTCAGTGATGTGACCTGTgagggggtggcagggctggagagctgtTGCAACACGGCAAGtccctccttccagcccagcagcacagcacagccaacaccCACAGCTCCTTCACAGCCTGGGCAGACATTCCACTGCCCCCagaccccagcacagcctttggCTTCCTTAGATACAGAGCAAACCCAGTCCTTTGTAACCACAGCTCCAcgaaggtgtgtgtgtgtgtgtgtctctcctctccctggccTGCACCTACTGATATGTGTGGATTGCAGCAACACACATGAGGTAGAGAAGCTCATTTTACTCATCTGCATGGCTGGGAGCAACAGGCAGCAAAAATGCACCACCAACTGAAACAAGAGTTTTTCCCCAGTTCAGAATTCCAAGACTTCCCACTCAATGTGGCTTTTGGTCAGACCTGAAGGTTTACAGGCAAACTCTCCCTTGTGTGGGTGGGGGATATCTGGTCTGGACATGAGTGTGAAAAGTCCATGGTTTCAGGGCATCAACCCAAGAGAGATCTGCTGCAAGCAGGGACAGAAGCCTCAGTACCTGACACAATTCAGATGGGCTGTAGCTGTCACTGTTTTCAGATTTGTGACTGTcactgtccagcctctgctgccccCGCTGTCCCACAAAGCTCATGCTGAgatgggctgtgcagggacagctaCAGACAAAGCCGCAGGGAGAGGTGGGGGaagaaaggaggggagggagggaaccCACGTGTTGAACTTGCCTCAGAAGtcaaatttcttcttcatgAGAAGGACATTCCTTTCCCTTCAGATTTTATGTCTGTTTGAGCGCACTAAATTCATCTGAGTACTGCTATGACACAGGAATTAAAAGCACTGAAGGTTTGCTGTAGCTGTTGAGTCAGGGGTGCAGACTGATCAAATCTacctcttgtttttcttccttttacatGAAA
This sequence is a window from Serinus canaria isolate serCan28SL12 chromosome 5, serCan2020, whole genome shotgun sequence. Protein-coding genes within it:
- the WT1 gene encoding Wilms tumor protein isoform X6, coding for MGSDVRDLNALLPSVPSLPGNSNCTMPVSSAAQWAPVLDFPPGASYGSLGPHSFIKQEPSWNGSDPHEEQYLSAFTVHFSGQFTGTAGACRYGPFGAPPPSQPPSGQARMFPNGPYLPNCLESQQAIRNQGYSTVAFDGTPSYGHTPSHPAAQFTNHSFKHEDPISQQPSLGDQQYSVPPPVYGCHTPTDSCTGSQALLLRTPYNSDNLYQMTSQLECMTWNQMNLGSTLKGHTAGYENENHSAPMLYSCGAQYRIHTHGVFRGIQDVRRVPGVAPTIVRSASETNEKRPFMCAYPGCNKRYFKLSHLQMHSRKHTGVKPFQCKTCQRKFSRSDHLKTHTRTHTGKTSEKPFSCRWPSCQKKFARSDELVRHHNMHQRNMTKLQLAL
- the WT1 gene encoding Wilms tumor protein isoform X5; the protein is MGSDVRDLNALLPSVPSLPGNSNCTMPVSSAAQWAPVLDFPPGASYGSLGPHSFIKQEPSWNGSDPHEEQYLSAFTVHFSGQFTGTAGACRYGPFGAPPPSQPPSGQARMFPNGPYLPNCLESQQAIRNQGYSTVAFDGTPSYGHTPSHPAAQFTNHSFKHEDPISQQPSLGDQQYSVPPPVYGCHTPTDSCTGSQALLLRTPYNSDNLYQMTSQLECMTWNQMNLGSTLKGHTAGYENENHSAPMLYSCGAQYRIHTHGVFRGIQDVRRVPGVAPTIVRSASETNEKRPFMCAYPGCNKRYFKLSHLQMHSRKHTGEKPYQCDFKDCERRFSRSDQLKRHQRRHTGEKPFSCRWPSCQKKFARSDELVRHHNMHQRNMTKLQLAL
- the WT1 gene encoding Wilms tumor protein isoform X3 — translated: MGSDVRDLNALLPSVPSLPGNSNCTMPVSSAAQWAPVLDFPPGASYGSLGPHSFIKQEPSWNGSDPHEEQYLSAFTVHFSGQFTGTAGACRYGPFGAPPPSQPPSGQARMFPNGPYLPNCLESQQAIRNQGYSTVAFDGTPSYGHTPSHPAAQFTNHSFKHEDPISQQPSLGDQQYSVPPPVYGCHTPTDSCTGSQALLLRTPYNSDNLYQMTSQLECMTWNQMNLGSTLKGHTAGYENENHSAPMLYSCGAQYRIHTHGVFRGIQDVRRVPGVAPTIVRSASETNEKRPFMCAYPGCNKRYFKLSHLQMHSRKHTGEKPYQCDFKDCERRFSRSDQLKRHQRRHTGVKPFQCKTCQRKFSRSDHLKTHTRTHTGKTSTTSTDDH
- the WT1 gene encoding Wilms tumor protein isoform X4, yielding MGSDVRDLNALLPSVPSLPGNSNCTMPVSSAAQWAPVLDFPPGASYGSLGPHSFIKQEPSWNGSDPHEEQYLSAFTVHFSGQFTGTAGACRYGPFGAPPPSQPPSGQARMFPNGPYLPNCLESQQAIRNQGYSTVAFDGTPSYGHTPSHPAAQFTNHSFKHEDPISQQPSLGDQQYSVPPPVYGCHTPTDSCTGSQALLLRTPYNSDNLYQMTSQLECMTWNQMNLGSTLKGHTAGYENENHSAPMLYSCGAQYRIHTHGVFRGIQDVRRVPGVAPTIVRSASETNEKRPFMCAYPGCNKRYFKLSHLQMHSRKHTGEKPYQCDFKDCERRFSRSDQLKRHQRRHTGVKPFQCKTCQRKFSRSDHLKTHTRTHTGTTSTDDH